A window of the Flavobacterium sangjuense genome harbors these coding sequences:
- the ychF gene encoding redox-regulated ATPase YchF: MKAGIVGLPNVGKSTLFNCLSNAKAQSANFPFCTIEPNIGVVNVPDPRINRLEELVKPERVQMATVDIVDIAGLVKGASKGEGLGNQFLANIRECNAIIHVLRCFDNDNIIHVDGNVNPIRDKETIDIELQLKDLETVEKRLEKVNRAAKTGNKEAQTEKALLDRIREALLQAKSARTVTAQSNDEEVLLEDFQLITNKPVLYVCNVDEDSAATGNKYVDQVRELVKDENAEVIVLAVGTEADITELETYEERQMFLEDLGLKEPGSAVLIRAAYKLLKQQTYFTAGVKEVRAWTINIGDTAPKAAGVIHTDFEKGFIRAEVIAFDDYSNLGSEAKAKEAGKLRVEGKEYIVKDGDVMHFRFNV; the protein is encoded by the coding sequence ATGAAAGCAGGAATTGTAGGATTACCAAACGTAGGGAAATCAACTTTATTTAATTGTTTGTCAAACGCAAAAGCACAAAGTGCCAATTTTCCGTTTTGTACTATCGAACCAAATATTGGTGTGGTAAATGTTCCTGATCCAAGAATAAACCGTTTGGAAGAATTGGTAAAACCGGAACGTGTTCAGATGGCAACTGTTGATATTGTTGATATTGCAGGTTTGGTAAAAGGAGCAAGCAAAGGTGAAGGTTTAGGAAATCAATTTCTTGCAAACATCAGAGAATGTAATGCAATAATTCACGTGTTGCGTTGTTTTGATAACGATAATATCATCCATGTTGATGGCAATGTAAATCCGATTCGCGATAAAGAAACCATCGATATTGAGTTGCAGTTGAAAGACTTGGAAACTGTTGAAAAACGTTTGGAAAAAGTAAATCGTGCGGCTAAAACAGGTAACAAGGAAGCGCAAACTGAAAAAGCCTTGTTAGACAGAATCCGTGAAGCGTTATTACAGGCAAAATCAGCCAGAACGGTTACGGCTCAAAGCAATGACGAAGAAGTTTTATTGGAAGATTTTCAATTGATTACCAACAAACCCGTTTTATACGTTTGTAATGTTGATGAAGATTCGGCTGCGACCGGAAATAAATATGTGGATCAGGTTCGTGAATTAGTAAAAGATGAAAACGCCGAAGTTATTGTTTTGGCTGTTGGAACTGAAGCGGATATAACCGAATTAGAAACCTATGAAGAACGTCAAATGTTCCTGGAAGATTTAGGTTTAAAAGAACCAGGTTCAGCAGTTTTGATTCGTGCGGCTTACAAACTTTTGAAACAACAAACTTATTTCACAGCCGGAGTTAAAGAAGTTCGTGCGTGGACAATAAACATTGGCGATACAGCACCAAAAGCGGCCGGAGTTATCCACACTGATTTTGAAAAAGGATTTATCCGTGCCGAAGTTATCGCGTTTGACGATTATTCTAATTTAGGTTCAGAAGCAAAAGCTAAAGAAGCCGGAAAGCTGAGAGTAGAAGGTAAAGAATACATTGTAAAAGACGGTGATGTGATGCATTTCCGTTTTAACGTTTAA
- a CDS encoding porin family protein, protein MKKLVFTICLVALVSNGIFAQSKIRLGVNGGMTYSSFRGNKAAEELDAGFDFLVGVSVEYPLKDKLSLLANLSYDRKTAAGTPSGFIPNPEDPAIGNLNAEANYQYITLPIVLKYKIGAKQSFYADAGLFVGYLLKSQTHEDYYNSTDDTTSSNKKLDAGLVLGFGKNFKLKNNQEITIELRENLGLLNTSKVNVSGGNSVKTNSLNLILGYSFDIK, encoded by the coding sequence ATGAAGAAATTAGTATTTACAATCTGTTTAGTTGCTTTGGTAAGCAATGGTATTTTTGCTCAAAGTAAAATTAGACTCGGAGTTAACGGCGGGATGACTTATTCCAGTTTCAGAGGCAATAAAGCTGCAGAAGAACTCGATGCAGGTTTTGATTTTTTAGTTGGAGTTTCTGTGGAATATCCACTCAAAGATAAATTGTCTCTATTGGCTAATTTGTCTTACGACAGAAAAACTGCAGCCGGAACTCCCAGTGGGTTTATTCCTAATCCTGAAGATCCTGCTATTGGGAACCTTAATGCAGAAGCTAATTATCAATATATTACGCTTCCGATAGTATTGAAATATAAAATCGGAGCTAAGCAAAGTTTTTATGCTGATGCTGGATTATTTGTTGGTTATTTGCTAAAATCTCAAACACATGAAGATTACTACAACTCTACTGATGACACAACAAGTTCAAATAAAAAGTTAGATGCCGGTTTGGTTCTGGGTTTCGGTAAAAATTTCAAACTTAAAAACAATCAGGAAATTACCATTGAGCTTAGAGAAAATCTCGGGTTGCTCAATACCAGTAAAGTGAATGTATCCGGAGGGAACTCAGTTAAAACAAATTCACTAAACTTGATTTTAGGTTATTCATTTGATATAAAATAA
- a CDS encoding DNA topoisomerase IV subunit B: MSDQNQYTEDNIRSLDWKEHIRMRPGMYIGKLGDGSSPDDGIYILLKETIDNCIDEFVMGAGKVIEVTIKDKMVSVRDYGRGIPLGKVVDVVSKMNTGGKYDSKAFKKSVGLNGVGTKAVNALSNYFRVESVRDNQQKAAEFSAGNLTIEEDIVESTKRRGTKVSFVADETIFKNYKYRNEYIIKMLKNYCYLNRGLTIYYNGEKYFSEYGLKDLLEETISEDDMQYPVIHLEGEDIEIALTHSKSQYSEEYHSFVNGQNTTQGGTHLGAFREAIVKTIKEFYNKPFEASDIRKSIVSAVAVKVEEPVFESQTKTKLGSTEIGPKGPSVRTFVNDFIKTKLDNFLHKNPEVADLLLRKILQAERERKELSGIRKLAKDRAKKSSLHNKKLRDCRVHLTDAKNPRSLESTLFITEGDSASGSITKSRDVNTQAVFSLRGKPLNSYGMSKKIVYENEEFNLLQAALDIEEDMGDLRYNNIVIATDADVDGMHIRLLLITFFLQFFPELIKDGHLYILQTPLFRVRNKKETIYCYSDQERVDAIEKLKPKPEITRFKGLGEISPDEFKHFIGESIRLDPVMLDKATSIETLLEFYMGKNTPDRQVFIINNLKVELDVVEKN, encoded by the coding sequence ATGTCAGATCAAAATCAATATACAGAAGACAATATCCGTTCGTTAGACTGGAAGGAACACATTCGTATGCGTCCCGGAATGTACATCGGAAAACTCGGTGACGGTTCTTCACCAGACGATGGTATTTATATTCTTCTCAAGGAAACCATTGACAACTGTATCGATGAGTTTGTCATGGGTGCAGGGAAAGTCATTGAAGTAACCATCAAAGACAAAATGGTTTCTGTGCGCGATTACGGTCGTGGCATTCCGTTAGGGAAAGTTGTTGATGTAGTTTCCAAAATGAATACCGGTGGAAAATACGATTCAAAAGCGTTTAAGAAATCGGTAGGTCTGAATGGAGTGGGAACCAAAGCGGTGAATGCGTTGTCCAATTATTTCCGTGTGGAATCGGTTCGTGACAACCAACAAAAAGCGGCTGAGTTCTCTGCCGGAAATCTTACCATCGAAGAAGATATAGTTGAATCAACCAAGCGAAGAGGAACCAAAGTTTCTTTCGTTGCCGATGAAACCATTTTCAAAAACTACAAATACCGTAACGAGTACATCATCAAGATGCTCAAAAATTACTGTTATTTAAATCGTGGTTTGACGATTTATTATAATGGTGAAAAATACTTCTCAGAATATGGACTAAAAGATTTATTGGAAGAAACCATCTCGGAAGATGATATGCAGTATCCGGTAATTCATTTGGAAGGCGAAGACATCGAAATCGCTTTGACACACAGTAAATCACAATATTCAGAAGAATACCATTCGTTTGTAAACGGCCAGAATACCACACAAGGAGGAACACATTTAGGTGCTTTCCGCGAAGCAATTGTAAAAACCATCAAAGAGTTTTATAACAAACCTTTTGAAGCTTCGGATATTCGTAAATCAATTGTTTCTGCGGTTGCAGTAAAAGTAGAAGAACCTGTTTTCGAATCACAAACAAAAACCAAATTGGGTTCTACCGAAATAGGTCCGAAAGGGCCATCGGTGCGTACATTCGTAAACGACTTTATCAAAACAAAACTTGATAACTTTTTGCATAAAAATCCTGAAGTTGCTGATTTATTACTGCGCAAGATTTTACAAGCCGAGAGAGAACGTAAAGAACTTTCAGGAATACGTAAATTAGCGAAAGACAGAGCAAAGAAATCAAGTCTACACAATAAAAAGCTACGTGACTGTCGTGTGCATTTAACCGATGCCAAAAACCCGAGAAGTTTAGAAAGCACATTGTTTATTACCGAGGGAGATTCGGCTTCGGGTTCGATTACCAAAAGCCGTGATGTGAATACTCAGGCGGTTTTTAGTTTACGTGGAAAGCCTTTGAACTCCTACGGAATGTCAAAGAAAATCGTCTACGAAAACGAAGAATTCAATTTGCTACAGGCCGCTTTGGATATCGAAGAAGACATGGGTGATTTGCGTTATAACAACATCGTAATCGCTACCGATGCCGATGTCGACGGTATGCACATTCGCTTATTGTTGATTACATTCTTCCTGCAGTTTTTCCCTGAGTTGATTAAGGACGGACATTTATACATTTTGCAAACGCCGTTATTCCGTGTGCGAAATAAAAAGGAAACCATCTATTGCTATAGCGACCAGGAACGTGTTGATGCGATTGAAAAACTAAAACCAAAACCTGAAATCACACGATTCAAAGGATTGGGAGAAATATCACCTGATGAGTTCAAGCATTTCATTGGTGAAAGCATCCGATTGGATCCGGTAATGTTAGATAAAGCCACGTCAATTGAGACATTACTTGAATTCTATATGGGTAAAAATACACCGGACAGACAGGTTTTCATTATCAATAATTTGAAAGTGGAATTGGATGTGGTGGAGAAAAATTAA